Below is a window of Cytobacillus firmus DNA.
CAGAACTGTAACGATTTTCATGAATCGAAACCTCCATATACTCTTAGTTTGGAAATGGGAATGACAATTATAAAAGCGTAAAGGAGCGTAACCGCCCCCTATACGTTTTTACTTTATTGGCAATTATAATAGTTCTCTGTCATCAACCATGCGGAGGAACTTGGCAGGCAGTCCCTTCACAACAGTCTTCTCTTCGGTATCTTTTGTAACAAGTGCACCAGCAGCAACAAATGTTTCTTCTGCAACTGTGATACCAGGCAGAATGATGGAGGCACCGCCCACTCTTGCTCCGCGTTTAACGGTTGCTCCCTTGATTTTATCGAATCTCTCTTCCGTTCTTCCCATATAGTTATCATTGGTTGTGGTCACACACGGCGCGATGAACACGTGATCCTCAAGTGTCGTATAAGCCGTGATGTAGGAATTGGATTGAATTTTAGTCCGGGTGCCAATCTTCACGTGGTTTTCCACTGTAACACCGCGGCCCACTATCACATAATCACCAATTTCCACATTTTCTCTCACACTGGCCAGGTCGGCAATCAATGTATTAGAACCGACTGTTGCTCCACGGTAAATCACACAGTTAGCCCCTATTGTGACATCTTCCCCAATTTCAAGCGCTGGAATGGAGTCCGATAGCTTTACAGTACTTGTTTTTGCTGGCTTTGGCGGCTTCCCAACTACTGCACCATCAGCAATCGTCGTATGATCGCCAATAACAGTATCTTCATGAATCGTGACACGATTCCCAATTACTACATCTTTTCCAATTTTTGCACCCTTTTCAATAACTGAAAAATATCCAACTTTTGCAGAAGAATCTACTGATGCGGAAGGATCGATAAAGTTCATGTTGAGCTCTCCCTTATATAACAATTATAGTTTGTCGTATTTATTAGGCTTTTGCACATCTTTCATGGCATTACGTGTGTCAAAGATGGACTTGCTCTCTCTGGCAATCATTTCATAATCAAAATCAGAGTGGTCTGTCGTAACAAGCACAAGATCAGAGTCGTTTAACAGTTCTTTTGTTAATTCCACCGTTTCAACTCGTGTGTTACAAGATTTAAATGATTTAACATAAGGATCGACAACTTTATAATCTGCGCCCTGGGCATCCAGTAATTCAATAATTTTAAGGACAGGAGATTCACGCACATCATCAATATCCTTCTTGTAGGCTACACCCAATAATGTTACTTTTGAGCCTCTCAGCGCTTTTCCATCTTCATTCAGAAGGTGCATCGCACGGTTAACTACAAATTCAGGCATTGAATTGTTAATCTCTCCGGCTAATTCAATCAGTCTTGTGTGGTAATTATATTCTCTTGCTTTCCATGTTAAGTAGAAAGGATCAATTGGAATACAGTGGCCGCCAAGACCAGGGCCCGGATAGAATGCCATGAAGCCATAAGGCTTTGTTTTCGCTGCATCAATTACTTCCCAAACATCAATTCCCATTCTGTCGCATAGAATAGCCATTTCATTCGCAAGGGCAATATTAATATGGCGGAACGTATTTTCAAAAATTTTCTCCATTTCCGCAATAGCCGGGCTGGATACTTCAAAAACGTCCCCTTCAAGCACATTGCGGTACAATGCTGCTGCTACTTCCGTACAGTTAGCCGTAATACCGCCGACAACCTTAGGTGTATTCTTTGTTTTAAACTGCTTATTGCCCGGATCAACACGTTCAGGTGAGTAGGCAACAAACACGGTTTCTCCTGTTTTAAGTCCTTTTTCCTCAAGAGCAGGCTTAACGATTTCTTCCGTAGTACCTGGATATGTTGTTGATTCAAGAACAACAAGCATGCCCTCATGAGCATATTTGGCAATTTCCTTAGCGGATGATTCTACATAAGAAGTATCTGGCTGCTGATAAACATCAAGAGGCGTTGGAACACAAATGGCAACAGCATCAACTTCCTGGATGCGCTGATAATCCGTAGTCGCTTCCAGCTTTCCGCCCTTGACCATATCCTTCAGGTCTTCATCCACAACATCACCAATATAGTTGATTCCCATGTTAACTTCTTCTACTCTTGCTGCCTGGACATCAAAGCCGATAACTTTAAATCCGGCTTTTGCTTTTTCAACAGCCAGAGGTAATCCTACATAACCTAATCCAACTACTCCAATGACAGCTTCTTTATTATTAATTTTTTCTAATAATGTTTTATGGTGGCTCATTTTCTTCTACTCCTTTATTGGATAAAGACTTTTTTTCCAGTTTCTGCGGATTCCAGGATGGATAAAATCAATTTAACTGGAGCTATCCCATCTTCGCCAGTAACAATTGGCTCACGATCTTCTTTAACGGCATGTACCATGTCCTCAATTATGCACTGATGACCAGGAGTGCCAAAGGGATCTTTGCTTACCTCTTCCTTAAGGGAAGCTGCTTCTTCCTCTGAGACACCTTCAATATCCCAAGTTTCAATGTAATTCGCTGTTCGGCCGCTGATTTTCACTGAAGCAGTTTCACCGAAAACAGAGATGGATTCTTCCAGATTTTTAGGGTAGATCGTCGTTGCTGCTTCAATAACACCTAAAGCCCCGCTTTTAAATTGTACGACAGCAGCTGCAACATCCTCAGTTTCAATTTTGCGGAGGCGAGTGGCTGCCATAGCCTGAACTGATTCAACAGGACCCATTAGCCATAACATTAAATCCAGATCATGAATTGCCTGATTCATTAGAACGCCGCCATCAAACTCTTTTGTACCGCGCCAATCGGCTTGATCATAATATGCCTGGCCACGGTTCCACCTAACGGTTGCATTGGCATGGCTCAGTTTACCGAAAGAACCTTTTTCAAGCTCTGCTTTCAGTTTCTGAACGGCAGGACGGAAACGGTTGGGGTGAACAATCGCAAGCTTTATATTATTTTCCTGCGCCACTTTGATCATTTCTTCCGAATCCTCCAGTTTTAAGGACATCGGCTTTTCCACGATTATATGACGCTTATGGTCCGCAACCACTTTTGTCAACCTTGCATGCAAACCTGAAGGAACACAGATATTGACTACATGGATGTCTTCGTTTTCAGAAAGCATTACATTTAAGTCAGTATATTTTTTAACTCCCGGCAAATCAAGCTCCAGCCTATCAGGGTTTGTATCACAGATAGCATAGAGATTTGCGCCATCCACCTTTTGAATGGATTCGATATGCTTGTTGGCTATATGACCCATTCCTACTATTGCAAAATTAATCATGCTTTTATTCTCCTTCCTGCGGTGCCAATCTTAAACGGAAACAAGCAAAGAAAACGCCCCCTTATTGCCGGCGACGTCTCCTAAAAAAATTATTTTCCGTAGAATTCGGCTATTTTCGCCACAACATATTCTTGCTGCTCTAATTTTAGTTCAGGGAACATCGGCAATGATAATGCTTCTTTAGCCGCCTTCTCCGTAACAGGGAAGTCCCCTTCTTTATATCCAAGCTCCTTGAATACAGGCTGAACATGTAGAGGAAGCGGGTAGTAAATCATTGTAGCTACTCCCTGTTCTTTCAGATATTCCTGAAGCTCATCACGCTTTTCCACTCTAATTGTATACTGATGGAAGACGTGATAGTTTCCTTCTTTCTCCACTGGTGTAGCAACTTGATCGCCTAGAGACTCTTTAAGAAGCTTAGTGTAATTTTCCGCCTTTTCGCGTCTAAGCTCACTCCAATGATCCAAATGCGGGAATTTAACATTTAAAACGGCTGCTTGAAGCTCATCCAAACGGCTGTTGTAGCCAAGAACATGATGATAATATTTAGGCTTGCTTCCATGTACACGGATAACACGGCTCTGTTCAGCAACCTCATCATCATTTGTTACAACCATTCCACCGTCTCCATAGGCACCCAGGTTTTTAGTAGGGAAGAAGCTGTAAGTAGCTGCAGTGCCCAGCTCTCCCACTGATTTCCCATTATGTTTTGCGCCAATAGCTTGAGCTGCATCTTCAACAACGGCAAGATTATGTTTCTTTGCGATTTCAGCAATTTTCTCCATGTCAGCCATTTGCCCGTATAAATGCACAGGAATAATGGCTTTGGTTTTTTCTGTAATAGCTTCTTCAATCTTGTCCGGGTCAATATTAAATGTAACAGGGTCAATATCTACGTAAACAGGTGTAGCTCCTGCTCTTGCAATGGCTCCACCAGTTGCAAAGAATGTGAAAGGAGTTGTGATCACTTCATCGCCTTCACTCACACCTAATGCCTGCAGTGCAATATGTATAGCATCGCTTCCGTTGCCGCAGCCAATTCCATGGGCAACATTACTGTATTTAGCAACATCTTGTTCCAGCTTCTTTACATTATCTCCTAATATAAAACGTGATGAACTCATTACGCCATCAAGCACTTCCAAAACTTCACTTCTTAAGGATTGGTATTGTTCACTAAGGTCAAGCATAGGAACTTTCATTTTTTTTACCTCCGAAAATGTAAAATATCAACATGTTTAAAAACATGTTTAGTTTATCACAAATCATAGTATTTATATGATTTATTTGTGTCTAAAAACGTATAACAAGCAAACCCTCTGGCATAAATAGGCTTTAAATCTATTTTTATCAAAAATGTGAAAAAAATGCATAAACACACTATTTCTTGCCAATACTTTTATCTAACAACATTTCTTAAAAAAACCGTTTGTCACTTTGCAGCTAACAAACGGTTTAATATTTATTAAATTTTACTTATTTCCTGTTCTCCCTAATGAGCGGGTTCCTGTAATCTTTTTATACAAATTGATGATAGGCCTGTACCGATCCGAGACCAGTCCAATAAGCTCAGCAATTATTTCCGTGACCACAAGCAGGCCAAAAATAATAAAGATTGTGCCCCATAAAGTTGATTCAGACACTAATACAGCACTGATGCTAAACAAAATACCAAAGGCATAAATGGCCAAAACGGTATTCCGATGTGACAACCCCAATGCTAAGAGCCTGTGATGCAAATGGGATTTATCGGGAGCAGAGATCGGCCTGTTATTCACCAGTCTGCGCAAGATCGCAAAGGTAGTATCAAAAACCGGCACACCTAAAATAATTATTGGAACCAAGAAGCTGAATAAGGTCACACTTTTATATAGCCCTAACAGGGATAAAATCGAAATGGAATATCCCAGGAATAGCGCACCTGTATCCCCCATGAATATTTTGGCGGGATAAAAGTTGTAATATAAAAACCCTAATATGCTTCCCAGCAGTATGGCGGAGAAGGTAAAGATCAGCATAGCACCGGAAAGGCCCGCCATAATGGCAATGGTCGCTATACCGATTGCAGAGATACCTGCCGATAATCCATCCAGACCATCTATCAGATTGATCGCATTAGTGATGGCTACAATCCAGAAAATAGTAACAGGGTAGCTCCACCATCCCAATTCAAAATCACCAATATAGGGAATGGTTAAAAGATCTACTGTAAGACCGCTAGCCACTATTAATGAAGCAACAAGGATTTGCCCAGCAAACTTAATTTTTGCTGATAATTCGTATTTATCGTCAAGTATGCCGATAATTACGATTAAAACAGCACCGACACTTATCGCAGTAACTTTTTGATTATAAACGCCGCCTGCAAAGTAGCCGGCAATAACCCCAATAAAAATAGCTAGACCACCTAAACGAGGCATGAGCTTTTGGTGAACTTTTCTATGATTCGGCTTATCTACAGCACCTATTTTTAGTGCGAACTTTTGTACAAAAGGCGTGGCAATCAGAACAGTAACTAAGGATACTAAAAAAGCTATACCAGCTTGAATATACATGTGTCATCACCTTTATTGGAGGTTTGTTTTAGTTTTACTCACTATCCCTAATCGTATCATATTTCTTTAAATCCGCAATCTTTTTTTATTGCCATGAATAAAAGATACTTACCCAGTAAACTATAGATTTAAAAGTAACCTTCCCCACTTTGATCTTCTTAAAACTCCTCACACTATGTCTGACGAACTTTTTCGAAAAAAGTTTCAGCTGCGATGCTTTTTTCGATAAGGAAGTAACTCTTGTCCAATTTTAGTGAATTAATTGGCATAAGTCTATTTCAGAAAGATTAAAAAACGGTAAAAACACACATTTTTTATTACATTTTAGTTACTTTAGTCTGAAAACTCCCTTTTTAAATCTCCTTTCTACTAACAGCCTTTTTTTGCTACAACTTTAAATATGTTAAATTCATGTATAAATTCCTTTAAATTACTTTATTTATTTGTTAAAATTTGTTATACGAATTCTTCTGGCAAACTAGTAATTTAAGGATGTGTAATATGAGGCAATATATAAGAAGACCTTATTGGTATTTACCTATATTATTGATTGGGCTGGTTACAGCATTTTGGTTTTTTAAAACTCTCTATTTTATAGAGGAGCTTGATCTAAGTCCTCACAAAAAACTGATTCTGCTCTCTTCAGGAGGGTTCGGGCTGGTTATTGCCTCCATGTTTTTCGCCAGGAGATCTTTAATAGGAAGTTTGGCGGCATTTTCCGTCTACTTCATCATGTCCTTCCTTCTATACGCAGATGTAGTCTACGAAAGATATTATGATGCTATTCTTCATATTGAATTAGCCGGACAGGCAAACCAGCTGGGAGAGATTACTGATTCAGTTGTCTCATTAATGTACAAGTCTGATCTGCTTTATTGGGCTGACCTTCCGTTGCTGGCGATCTCCTTTTATTTCATATTCAAAAAGAATGTTTCTGATGATAACCGCATTAAGCAAGCTGCTGCTGCCGGGGGACTTGGAATGGCTGCCATATTGATTGCTGCGTTTCTTCCTTTACAGCCTGCCCACACAGATCAGTACAAGGTTTCCTTAACAGGCATCATTCCTGCACATATTTATGATATTGCCCAAAGCTACCGTGAAAAGGCTTTGGCTGAGGAATATGCCAAGCAGCAAAAAAAACAGCTTGCCATACTAAAGCAAAAATTCGAAGACAAATTTGAAACGCCAGCAGAGTCCGCAATCTTTGGAAAATATAAAGGGAAAAACCTGATTATGGTTCAGGCAGAATCTCTTAATACATTCCCTATCGGGATGAACATTAAAGGTCAAGACATCACACCCAATTTAGATCAATTAATAGCTTCAAGCAGCTACTACCCAAATACTTATCTGCAGATCGGGCGTGGAAACACCTCAGATGCTGAGTTTGTTGCCAATAATTCAATGTATCCGATTGCCGCTAAAGGGATCTATCAAACATACCCTGATAACCACTTTCTGTCTCTGCCTGTGGCCCTAAATAAAATGGGGTACACAACGAGTGCCACTCATGGAAACAGCCCGGATTTCTGGAACCGGCAGGAAGCATACCGACAGCAGGGATATGATCAGTTTTATCATATTAATCATCCCAAAATTGACCGAAAAGAAATTATTGGGATGGGTATCTCGGATGAGAGTATTTTTAATCAAATGGCAGACCTGTACAAAGAAATGGAAAAGCCTTTTTATAATTTTATCGTTACGCTATCTGTCCATAGACCCTTTGAATTGCCAATTGAAAAACAATCCCTGGATCTGCCACCTGAGTTCAAAGATACACCAACAGGAAATTACCTTCAAAGTGTCCATTATTTTGATCAGGCCATAGGCAGTTTTATAGAGGAGCTTAAAAAGGACAATTTATGGGATGATACCATATTCGTTATGTATGGTGATCACTATGGATTGGTTCCAAAGAATGGAGCTGAAATAAAGAAGCTTCTTGGTATCACGTTTGATGAAAAAGAACGTTTCAAGGTGCCGCTGATCATCCATCATCCTGAACAGGTAAAGGGGCAAGTGAATACCATTACGACAAGCCAAATGGACATCTACCCGACCATTTCTACTCTATTAGGTATTCAAGGGCCTCTCATCCAATTTGGTGAATCCCTTGACTTAAAGAAAGAAGGGTTTGCAGGATTTGCCTA
It encodes the following:
- a CDS encoding acyltransferase — its product is MNFIDPSASVDSSAKVGYFSVIEKGAKIGKDVVIGNRVTIHEDTVIGDHTTIADGAVVGKPPKPAKTSTVKLSDSIPALEIGEDVTIGANCVIYRGATVGSNTLIADLASVRENVEIGDYVIVGRGVTVENHVKIGTRTKIQSNSYITAYTTLEDHVFIAPCVTTTNDNYMGRTEERFDKIKGATVKRGARVGGASIILPGITVAEETFVAAGALVTKDTEEKTVVKGLPAKFLRMVDDRELL
- a CDS encoding Gfo/Idh/MocA family protein → MINFAIVGMGHIANKHIESIQKVDGANLYAICDTNPDRLELDLPGVKKYTDLNVMLSENEDIHVVNICVPSGLHARLTKVVADHKRHIIVEKPMSLKLEDSEEMIKVAQENNIKLAIVHPNRFRPAVQKLKAELEKGSFGKLSHANATVRWNRGQAYYDQADWRGTKEFDGGVLMNQAIHDLDLMLWLMGPVESVQAMAATRLRKIETEDVAAAVVQFKSGALGVIEAATTIYPKNLEESISVFGETASVKISGRTANYIETWDIEGVSEEEAASLKEEVSKDPFGTPGHQCIIEDMVHAVKEDREPIVTGEDGIAPVKLILSILESAETGKKVFIQ
- a CDS encoding DegT/DnrJ/EryC1/StrS family aminotransferase, whose amino-acid sequence is MKVPMLDLSEQYQSLRSEVLEVLDGVMSSSRFILGDNVKKLEQDVAKYSNVAHGIGCGNGSDAIHIALQALGVSEGDEVITTPFTFFATGGAIARAGATPVYVDIDPVTFNIDPDKIEEAITEKTKAIIPVHLYGQMADMEKIAEIAKKHNLAVVEDAAQAIGAKHNGKSVGELGTAATYSFFPTKNLGAYGDGGMVVTNDDEVAEQSRVIRVHGSKPKYYHHVLGYNSRLDELQAAVLNVKFPHLDHWSELRREKAENYTKLLKESLGDQVATPVEKEGNYHVFHQYTIRVEKRDELQEYLKEQGVATMIYYPLPLHVQPVFKELGYKEGDFPVTEKAAKEALSLPMFPELKLEQQEYVVAKIAEFYGK
- a CDS encoding LTA synthase family protein, which encodes MRQYIRRPYWYLPILLIGLVTAFWFFKTLYFIEELDLSPHKKLILLSSGGFGLVIASMFFARRSLIGSLAAFSVYFIMSFLLYADVVYERYYDAILHIELAGQANQLGEITDSVVSLMYKSDLLYWADLPLLAISFYFIFKKNVSDDNRIKQAAAAGGLGMAAILIAAFLPLQPAHTDQYKVSLTGIIPAHIYDIAQSYREKALAEEYAKQQKKQLAILKQKFEDKFETPAESAIFGKYKGKNLIMVQAESLNTFPIGMNIKGQDITPNLDQLIASSSYYPNTYLQIGRGNTSDAEFVANNSMYPIAAKGIYQTYPDNHFLSLPVALNKMGYTTSATHGNSPDFWNRQEAYRQQGYDQFYHINHPKIDRKEIIGMGISDESIFNQMADLYKEMEKPFYNFIVTLSVHRPFELPIEKQSLDLPPEFKDTPTGNYLQSVHYFDQAIGSFIEELKKDNLWDDTIFVMYGDHYGLVPKNGAEIKKLLGITFDEKERFKVPLIIHHPEQVKGQVNTITTSQMDIYPTISTLLGIQGPLIQFGESLDLKKEGFAGFAYETTRFTYFTDDYDYTASHDGQFESGTCVDNRTGKKADIEACRSVYNKLRNDVQDSKFLLENNMVRKVFEME
- a CDS encoding glycosyltransferase family 4 protein, which translates into the protein MYIQAGIAFLVSLVTVLIATPFVQKFALKIGAVDKPNHRKVHQKLMPRLGGLAIFIGVIAGYFAGGVYNQKVTAISVGAVLIVIIGILDDKYELSAKIKFAGQILVASLIVASGLTVDLLTIPYIGDFELGWWSYPVTIFWIVAITNAINLIDGLDGLSAGISAIGIATIAIMAGLSGAMLIFTFSAILLGSILGFLYYNFYPAKIFMGDTGALFLGYSISILSLLGLYKSVTLFSFLVPIIILGVPVFDTTFAILRRLVNNRPISAPDKSHLHHRLLALGLSHRNTVLAIYAFGILFSISAVLVSESTLWGTIFIIFGLLVVTEIIAELIGLVSDRYRPIINLYKKITGTRSLGRTGNK
- a CDS encoding nucleotide sugar dehydrogenase, whose product is MSHHKTLLEKINNKEAVIGVVGLGYVGLPLAVEKAKAGFKVIGFDVQAARVEEVNMGINYIGDVVDEDLKDMVKGGKLEATTDYQRIQEVDAVAICVPTPLDVYQQPDTSYVESSAKEIAKYAHEGMLVVLESTTYPGTTEEIVKPALEEKGLKTGETVFVAYSPERVDPGNKQFKTKNTPKVVGGITANCTEVAAALYRNVLEGDVFEVSSPAIAEMEKIFENTFRHINIALANEMAILCDRMGIDVWEVIDAAKTKPYGFMAFYPGPGLGGHCIPIDPFYLTWKAREYNYHTRLIELAGEINNSMPEFVVNRAMHLLNEDGKALRGSKVTLLGVAYKKDIDDVRESPVLKIIELLDAQGADYKVVDPYVKSFKSCNTRVETVELTKELLNDSDLVLVTTDHSDFDYEMIARESKSIFDTRNAMKDVQKPNKYDKL